Below is a window of Pseudoalteromonas undina DNA.
AACAGCCCTAGAGCTTGCCCATTACAAACAACATGCCCAGCACTCAAGTGAATTAGTACAAGCGTTAAACCGTGAGGCGCTCAAGCGAGATGGTGGTGAAATTATTGGCCAAAGCCCAGTAATACAAACCCTTAAAAACGAAATAAAGCTGGTTGCAGCCTCTAATTTTAGTGTATTAATTTTAGGTGATACTGGGGTCGGCAAAGAGTTGGTGGCGCGTAATATTCACTTGCATTCAGCACGCAAAGATCAGCCATTGATCCATTTAAATTGTGCATCACTGCCTGAAAACCTCGCCGAAAGTGAATTTTTTGGCCATGCAAAAGGCGCCTTTACGGGGGCACAAAATGCTCGTCAAGGTAAGTTTCAATTAGCCGATGGCGGTACCTTATTTTTGGATGAAATAGGCGAGCTACCACTGGCAATGCAAAGTAAATTATTACGGGTACTGCAAAGTGGTGAAGTACAAACCGTTGGTGAAGATGAACTTAAATATGTTGATGTTAGAGTGATTGCAGCCACTAACCGTGATTTGAAACACGAAGTAGAACAGGGGCGATTTCGCGCCGACTTATATCACCGCCTAAGTGTGTACCCGTTAAGCGTGGCGCCGTTAAAAGCCCGTGATGAAGATGTTATTTTATTAGCCGGTTATTTTTTGGAAAAAACAGCTCGTAAGCTTGCGATTAAACAGCTAAAACTCAGCATTGAAACGCAATTACTGCTAAAAAAATATGACTGGCCTGGCAATGTAAGAGAGCTGGAACATGTTATTAATCGAGCCGCATTAAAAGCTAAACAGCATCAATGGCAGCAACCAATTATTACTATTGAGCCAGAGCATTGCGAGCTAAATTTAAGCGCTGTTAACACCTTAGCTCTTGAACACTCAAACCAGCTTGCAACCACACCTTTAACAAACAACATTTCGTTAAAACAAGCCACCGATACTTACACTCAACAGCTTATTATACAGCAACTTAAACAACATAATTATAACTGGGCAAGCACAGCGCGTAGTTTACAGGTCGACCGCGCTAACTTAACGCGGCTAGCTAAGCGCTTGGGTATTTCTATAAAAAAATCGTTGTAGCTTTTTTAACTTAATTTACGCTGCTTAAAATAGGTTTTTAATAACTGACTAAACGCTTGCACTTTCGCAGTACGATGCACTAAATGATGCGTCACTAACCATAAGTCAGTAGGCCAACTAAGTTCGTTAGGTAATACAGGCACTAAATCAGAGTATTGCGCTGCAACATCATGTTGTAATCCGCCAATCCCTAGCCCCTTAACGATGGCGCGAGTAGCCTCTGAGGTTTCTGATACTCTAAGTTTAACTTGCGACGAGGGAATATTTTCATCAACCCACGAAAAATATGGCACTTTGCCATTATACCCAGCCACACCCGATACAAAATTATGCACCGATAGTTGTGCTAACGTTTGTGGCAAGCCATAACGACTAATGTAATGTTTTGAGGCATAAAATCCTGACGAGAGTGCCGCCAAGTGCTGCGCAATATAATCACCTTCATCCGGTCTAGGGCCTGCTCTTACAGCGATATGTGCTTGGCCATGGTCTAAACGCAAACGCTTTTGATCCATAATCACTTGTAATTGCACTTGCGGATGCAAGGTTTGAAACTGCTCGCATACCTCACTTAATACATCTATAAAACCACTCACAGTGGTGAGTAACAAACTACCTTGTAAGGTACTATCTGCTGCAATTATGTCACTGTGTAAACGCTCTAGCTCACCGTTAATTGCTTGTGCTGTGGTAAATAACTTAGCGCCAATCTCTGTGACTTTGTAGCCACGAGCATGGCGGTGGAATAATCGCGCATTTAAGCTTTTTTCTAAGTTATTAATTCGTCTGAGCACCGTACTGTGATGAACATCTAGCGCTTCGGCTGCTGCAGTTAAAGTACCTAACCGCGCCACCTCAAAAGCAACCTTAAGATCTTGCCAATCATCAAATTGAATTGCCATGGTAACCACTCTTCAAGCTGTGCATATATGCACACAAGTTTTGCGTTTATTTGGCTTTTCTGCAAGTAATTATTTGTTAAAGTCACACCTATAGATAATCAGCATCAGGATCAACTCATGACTACACCAAAAATTATTGCCCTAGCAGGTAGCTTACGTACAGACAGCTTCCATCAAAAACTTATTAATGAAGCTGCACGTTTTGCACTAGAAAGTGGCGCTGAAGTGGAAGTGATTAAACTTGCAGACTTAGCCATACCAATGTTTGATGAAGATTTAGAAGCACAAGGCACACCAGCCGGCGTACAACAATTAAAGGACAAACTGCGCACAGCCGATGGTATTTTACTGGCCAGCCCAGAATATAATGGTTCTATTACCGCGGTGTTAAAAAATGCCATTGATTGGGCATCGCGCACCGAACAAGGCGCAGAGCCTGCATTTGCAAATAAAGTAACCGCATTATATGCAGCATCACCAGGTGGACTTGGCGGCTTACGTGGCTTAAATCACGTGCGTGATATTTTATCTGGCATTGGCAGTTTAGTATTAGCCAATCAATTAGCTGTACCGGCTATTCATACTTTGTTAGACGAAAACGGCCGTATTAACGACCCTGCTACCGCTGAAAAAGTAGCCGGCCTTGCGCAGCAGTTGGTTAGCGTAGCAAGTAAACTAAAATAAACATTCGCTACAACTTTGTTGCTGCAAGCTTTGCAGCAATAAAGTCTTCATGGGTAACGTACAATAGGTTTGCAACACGACGAATAACGTATTCTTCTTGTGGATCAAGTTCACCATCTGAGTATGCTAATCGCCAGAGTAGTTCAACTATTTCAATGCGCTGCTGTGCACTACATTGATTATTAATTTGCTTTGAAAATTGAAAATAATCAATGGCGTCATCTAAGCTCGAACTTGCTTGTTCGGTTAACTCATCTACTGCTTCATCAGTTAAATCAAAATACTTTTTTAATGTCAGACTTAGCGTTTGTTGCTCATCTGCCTGTAAATCGTTATCCGCTCGCATTACCTCAATTAATAACGCGGCAACCGCTGTTTTTAAATCATGTTGTTCAATATCATAATCTTGCTGATCAATACTCGAAAAAAGCTGTTTAATTTGCTTGAACATCACATTTCCCCTTTTTGGGTGTTAGACTTATATCATAACGGGTGTAATAGATATGCTGATCACACTACCCAAAATCAAGATGGAGTTAAAGGTTTATGAGCAGAAAAGCAAATCATTATATATATGGAAGTATTAGCTGGGTATTTTTAACAGCGTGTTCGAATGTGTCGGCAGAACAAACTGAAATGCAGCGACTCTATGACTTTGATGAAAAGGTGCATTACAAGCAAACTCAAATAGACACTAACAATTACCACTTAGAAATACAGTCTGATGACTACCCACATTTTAGAAACCAAAGTGTGTTTTTATTGCGCCACGCAAACCGTTTATGTCGCGATAACCCTTTCATGTTAAAGGTAACTGAAGGCGTGCAAGAGTATGAGCGCTTTCCAACTAAACCACGCGCTTATCAGCCACCACTGAGTGTATTTGTGCAGTGTGAAATGCCTGCAGAAAAAACCTCAAAGAAATAACACCTCGTTATGCTTCCATAAAACCACTGAGCGTTAAAACAGCCAGTGGTTTTAATATAAAAAAAGATTAGTTAACACCATATCCCCATGGTGCAGCCGGTGGTGTGATAGGCTTAGTTAAATCAAAGTCAACGCGGAATTCGCGACCTTGGCGAATGAGTCGGTAAGTGAACTTTTCAGGGTAAATATACATTTGCCATGTATTGCCAACCGATTGTGGTATACCTTGGCTAACAAATAACTCTTTTGAATACTGATCAGCAGGGAATGACTGCATGTTAGCAAAACCCGCATCAAGCGTATGGCCACCATACATAGTTGATACATCATCAGTACCATCTTTATGGCGGTGATCGTGCTTTAGGCTCAACCCACTGCCTGTTTTTGTGATGATCCACGTACGTGAGGCATCATCACCCACATGAAACGGCACTTGTAGCTCACGTTCATTACACTTACGCACATGCATAACTAATTTTTTATCGGCAAATGAACTCGGCCCTGTGGCATTATCAACCGTTACTTTACCTTCAAAAGCTTTACCACAATGGGCAGCAATATTATCAAAAAAGCCATCATGGCTTGGAATTGATACTAAAGGCGCTGGGCGTGCTATTGCAGCGGTTGATGCAAGCATTAGTGCTGCAGCTGTTAATAATTTCATAATGTATCCCTAAACATGTAAAAAATTAGCTTAGCGTTTAAACAAACACAAAGACAGTAATCACGATGAACAGCATCTGACAGCAATAAAAAACGCGGCTTATGCCGCGTTTCATTATTTAATAACTTTTAAGCTACTATTGCCAAGGACGCTCAGCGGCAAGTTTTGCTTCAAACGCATCAATTTGCGGATTTAGGGTCTCGGTTACACCGATAAAGTCTAAGCCACTTAATAAACGCTCTTTCACGTCTTTGCGAATATCAAAGCTGATTGGCGCAAATTTATTGCTGCGCAATTGCTGGTTTTCTAAATCCACATCAATGTGAATATTGTCATGCTGCTCACTTAACACAAATAAGTCTTCTAATATTTGCGCTGGCAATGCAATAGCAAGCATTTGGTTATTACCACAGTTATTAAAGAAAATATCAGCAAAGCTTTCAGCCAAAATCACTTCAAAACCATATTGTTTAAGCGCCCATGGTGCGTGCTCGCGTGATGAGCCACAGCCAAAATTATCGCGCGTTAATAATATTTGCGCACCTTGGTAACAAGGACGATTTAAAATAAATTCAGGGTTTGGCTCGCCATTATCTAAATAACGCCAATCGTAAAATAGCGCAGCATCAAATCCATCACGGCTGGTTGAAGTTAAAAACTGCTTAGGAATAATTTGGTCGGTATCGACATTGTTTTTATCAAGTGGGGCCATTAAGCCGCTAAAATAAATGCTCATTAGGCTTCTCCTCTAATATCAACAAAGTGGCCATGTATTGCTGCTGCTGCCGCCATTGCAGGACTCACTAAGTGTGTACGCCCGCCTCGCCCTTGGCGTCCTTCAAAATTACGGTTAGATGTAGATGCACAGCGTTTACCTGCGCCTAAACGGTCGTCATTCATTGCTAAACACATAGAACAACCCGGCTCACGCCATTCAAACCCTGCAGCTTTAAATATGTCGGCAAGGCCTTCATCTTCTGCTTGCTGTTTAACCAAACCTGAGCCCGGAACAATTAATGCCTCAACGCCAGCAACCACTTGCTTGCCTTCAACAATTTTTGCTGCGGCGCGTAAATCTTCAATGCGGCTGTTGGTACATGAGCCAATAAATACTGTATCTACTTTGGCAGTTGATAACTTATCGCCCGCTTTTAAACCCATGTATTTAAGTGCACTACGAATAGCATCAGCTTTAATTAAATCGGTTTCTTTTTCTGGATCTGGAATACATTCGTCAACGCCAATCACTTGCTCTGGGTTAGTCCCCCAGGTGATCTGTGGTTGAATATTAACGGCATCTAACTCTACCTCTAAGTCAAAGGTTGCGCCATCATCAGTTTTTAAGGTTTCCCAGTAGGCAACTGCAGCGTCAAAGTCAGCGCCTTTTGGTGCAAATGGGCGCCCTTTTAAGTACTCGTAAGTGATTTTATCTGGGGCAATTAAACCTGCCTTGGCACCCATTTCAATACTCATGTTACACAACGTCATGCGCGCTTCCATCGAAAGCGCCTCTATGCCTTCGCCACAAAATTCAGCCACATAACCCGTACCACCAGCAGTGCCTAGTTTACCTATAACCGCCATAATTAAATCTTTAGCAGTTACTGTTGGGCGTAACACACCGTTAATTTGAATTTTTAACGACTTAGCCTTTTTTTGCTGTAGCGTTTGCGTAGCTAATACGTGCTCAACTTCTGAAGTTCCAATACCATGGGCAAGCGCTCCAAACGCGCCATGGGTTGAGGTATGGCTATCGCCGCATACTATGGTGGTGCCTGGCAAAGTAATCCCTTGCTCTGGGCCAATCACATGCACTATACCTTGGTTTACTGAATTTAAGTCGTACAGCAAAATGCCAAACTCTTTGCAGTTTGCATCCAGTGCCATTAGTTGATTTTTAGAGACTTCGCTGGCTGCATCTAATGAACGGCTTTTAGTTGAAACATTATGATCCATGGTGGCAATAGTTTTTTCTGGACAGCGCACTTTACGATTTTTTTCACGTAAACCTGCAAATGCTTGTGGCGACGTCACTTCATGTACTAAATGACGGTCAATATAAAGTAAATCGGTTTGCTCGTTGATGCTGGCAACCGTGTGTGCTTGCCAAATTTTATTGTATAAAGTTTGAGCCACTTGCTAACTCCCTGATCTGATTGAGCCACAGCCTAACGGTGCTGTGGCTTTAATAATTAAATGCGTGAAACGATAGCCGCTGCAACATCGGTGGTGGTATAGCCGCCCTGCGGATAAATATCAGGCGTCCCTACACCCGCTTCAACCGCCTCTGCAACTGCTTTTTCAATGGTGCGAGCCGCTTCATCTTGTCCTAATGAATAACGTAACATTAATGCGGCACTTAAAATTTGTGCAATAGGGTTAGCGACCCCTTTTCCGGCGATATCGGGCGCTGAGCCACCCGCGGGTTCATACAAGCCAAAGCCTGATTGATTTAAGCTAGCCGAAGGTAATAGACCCATTGAACCGGTGATCATCGCGCACTCGTCCGATAAAATATCACCAAATAAATTATCGCAAAGTAATACATCAAATTGGCTAGGTTGCTTAACCAGCTGCATTGCTGCGTTATCTACATAAATGTAATCTAAGCTCACTTCTGGAAAGTCTTTACTCACTTCGGTTACCACTTCGCGCCATAAAACGCTTGATGCTAAAACATTGGCTTTATCAACCGAGGTCACATGATTGCTGCGCAACTTAGCGGCCTCAAAAGCAAAACGTGCAATACGCTCTATCTCTTTACGTGAATAAGTTTGCGTATCAAATGCAGTTTCTTCTGCCCCTTCGCCACTGCGGCCTTTCTCACCAAAATAAATACCACCCGTTAGCTCGCGCACACATAAAATATCAAAGCCTTTTTCGCTAATATCAGCACGTAGTGGTGATGCAGCGCTTAATGCGGGTAATAACTGAGCAGGGCGTAAGTTACAAAACAAACCAAAGTGCTTGCGCAGTGGTAACAGTGACGCGCGCTCCGGTTGGTCATTAGGTGGTAAATGTTCCCACTTAGGACCACCCACGGAGCCAAATAAAATAGCATCGGCGTTTTCACACGCTTTTAAAGTGGTATCAGGAAGGGCTTTGCCAAACTCTTCAATCGCTGCTCCGCCAATCGCGTGGTGTTCACGGTTCAGAGTAAAACCAAACTTATCACTTACTGCATCAAGCACTTGCTCTGCAGCTGCCATAACTTCTGGGCCAATACCGTCGCCCGCTAATACGGCAACGCTGTAATGTGTTTTACTCATCCTGCTTTCCTTTGTTGTTTTAAATCAGACACTTTTTGTGCTCGATAAATTAAGTTATAAACCCGAACCATAGCGCGTACTGAGGCTTCGACCACATCGGCCGCAATACCGGCACCGTGATAAGGACGGCCATCATATTTAGCAATAATATTCACTTGTCCTAATGAGCTTGCACCTTGGCCGGTGGCCTCTAAATTGTATTCAATCATTTCAACGCTCATACCTGTTAAGCGCTCAATAGCAGCAAACGAAGCTTCAACTGGACCATTACCTGTTGCGGCTTCTTGTTTTGCTTCGCCATCAATCAGCAAGCCTATGGTTGAGCTGGCCACCGATTGTGAATTAGACGCAGAGTTAACAAACTCTAACTGGTACTTTTCGTCTTTGTCGTTAATTTGATTAAAGTAAATCATGGCCTCTAGGTCGTAGTCGTATACTGTGCCTTTTTGATCAGCCAGCGCAACGAAACTTTGGTATAAGCTATCCATGTCGTAATCTGATTTTTGATAGCCTAATTCTTCTAAGCGGTGTTCTATAACATGACGGCCTGAACGTGAGGTCATATTTAATTGATTACTTGGTACGCCAACACTTTCTGGTGACATAATTTCATAAGTGTTTTGCGCTTTTAATACACCGTCTTGATGAATACCTGAGCTGTGAGCAAAGGCATTTTCGCCAACAATCGCTTTATTTGGCTGTACCGGCATATTACAAATTTTGGCTACCTGGCGAGAAGCGCGATAAATTTCTTCGCTTTTTATGTCGGTATATACGTTTAAGTGGTCTTTACGCATTTTCATGATCATTGCCACTTCTTCAAGTGAGCAGTTCCCCGCACGCTCACCAATACCATTAATGGTGCATTCGATTTGACGTGCACCAGCTTGTACTGCAGCAACCGAGTTGGCAACGGCTAAACCTAAATCGTTGTGGCAATGCACACTTAAACGCGCTTTATCTATATTTGGCACGTTATTCATTAAATGACGGATCATTGCTGCGTATTCATCTGGAGTTACAAAACCGACTGTATCTGGCAAATTAATTGTTGATGCACCGGCGTTAATTGCTTGCTCAACAATTTTGCATAAATCCCAATGCGGTGTACGCCCAGCATCTTCACACGAAAACTCAACATCATCGGTATAGTTACGCGCTAATTTAATAGATTTAACAGCCATTGCAGTGGCATCATCAAGACTCATACGCAACTTGTGTTCAAGATGAAGCGGGCTGGTGGCAATAAAAGTATGAATACGGCTTTGCTGTGCAGCGCGCAGCGCATCGCCACAGGCCTCGATATCTTTGGCAACCGAGCGAGCTAAGCCACAAATAATAGGGCCTTTAACCTCGGTGGCAATACGTTGCACTGAGCGAAAGTCAGCTGGGCTCGACACCGGAAACCCCACTTCCATTACATCCACATTTAAGCGGCTAATGGTATGCGCCAGTTGAACTTTATCGTCTTCTGTTAGGCTTGCTTTTAGTGCCTGCTCACCATCACGTAAGGTGGTATCAAAAATCCATACTTTATCTTGCTGTTGCATAACTGCCCCTCAATTCCTGTATTACCCAAATTTCGATTTATCCCTGCAGCGAGATAAAAAAAACCCCGCGGTTGCGGGGTTTTTAATGTTTAACTCAATGCAAACACACTAATCCCCGCTCACTTGCCACAGCAGTAAGAGGTTTAGGTTTAGTGTAATTAAGCGAATAGTTTGCATCTGTTTTCTTGTGTGTGTGTCCAATGAGGCTTATTTTTATCATTGCAACGCAGTTGGCGCAAGCATAAAAATACCAAACAAATAATTAAAGGGGACTTTCTGGGGATTTAAAATTCAAACAAAATTGGATAGCAGAATAAAATATCCAACTTAAACCTAGAGCAGGTTTAAATTAATAAGCGCTGTAAAATACAGCGCTTATTTTAACTTTTTTAATATTTATTCTTTATTTTCAGCACGTACGTAATTTGACGCGCCGCGCGTAATATAACGTAACTGCCATATAACTCGCTCAATCAGTTCATCGCGTTGCTGACCTTCAATATCGAGCGCTTCAGCGCCTGCATTAAATACCAAAGTAACCATGGCTTCTGCCTGAATATACGCATGAATAGCATCGCAGGGGGTTTCACTTTCTAAATAATGTGCGAGTTCTAAAATAAAGTGTTTTACTTCACGTGCCACTGCTGCTCTAAATGCTTTTGAGGTACCTGAGCGTTCACGCAACAAAAGTCTAAACTGATTGCTTGAGTTATCAATAAACTCCATAAAAGTAACCACAGAGGTGTTGATTACACTGCCACCACTGGCTATTCGTCTGCGTGCTTGGCGCATCAGCTGGCGCAGGGTTAAACCCGCT
It encodes the following:
- the norR gene encoding nitric oxide reductase transcriptional regulator NorR; this translates as MNQQFNLTQVALELAQSTLHAHSFEQLLATVERVIPSDASALLIRQGEQLKPLAIKGLMPDSLGRRFNIAEHPRLDAICNHRLALQFAHDCPLPDPYDGLLLAKTGDIPVHACLGLPLYDKDSLLGILTFDSLNADAFDGITADTLNTLQTLCSAHFKTALELAHYKQHAQHSSELVQALNREALKRDGGEIIGQSPVIQTLKNEIKLVAASNFSVLILGDTGVGKELVARNIHLHSARKDQPLIHLNCASLPENLAESEFFGHAKGAFTGAQNARQGKFQLADGGTLFLDEIGELPLAMQSKLLRVLQSGEVQTVGEDELKYVDVRVIAATNRDLKHEVEQGRFRADLYHRLSVYPLSVAPLKARDEDVILLAGYFLEKTARKLAIKQLKLSIETQLLLKKYDWPGNVRELEHVINRAALKAKQHQWQQPIITIEPEHCELNLSAVNTLALEHSNQLATTPLTNNISLKQATDTYTQQLIIQQLKQHNYNWASTARSLQVDRANLTRLAKRLGISIKKSL
- a CDS encoding LysR family transcriptional regulator, which produces MAIQFDDWQDLKVAFEVARLGTLTAAAEALDVHHSTVLRRINNLEKSLNARLFHRHARGYKVTEIGAKLFTTAQAINGELERLHSDIIAADSTLQGSLLLTTVSGFIDVLSEVCEQFQTLHPQVQLQVIMDQKRLRLDHGQAHIAVRAGPRPDEGDYIAQHLAALSSGFYASKHYISRYGLPQTLAQLSVHNFVSGVAGYNGKVPYFSWVDENIPSSQVKLRVSETSEATRAIVKGLGIGGLQHDVAAQYSDLVPVLPNELSWPTDLWLVTHHLVHRTAKVQAFSQLLKTYFKQRKLS
- a CDS encoding NADPH-dependent FMN reductase → MTTPKIIALAGSLRTDSFHQKLINEAARFALESGAEVEVIKLADLAIPMFDEDLEAQGTPAGVQQLKDKLRTADGILLASPEYNGSITAVLKNAIDWASRTEQGAEPAFANKVTALYAASPGGLGGLRGLNHVRDILSGIGSLVLANQLAVPAIHTLLDENGRINDPATAEKVAGLAQQLVSVASKLK
- the leuD gene encoding 3-isopropylmalate dehydratase small subunit, producing MSIYFSGLMAPLDKNNVDTDQIIPKQFLTSTSRDGFDAALFYDWRYLDNGEPNPEFILNRPCYQGAQILLTRDNFGCGSSREHAPWALKQYGFEVILAESFADIFFNNCGNNQMLAIALPAQILEDLFVLSEQHDNIHIDVDLENQQLRSNKFAPISFDIRKDVKERLLSGLDFIGVTETLNPQIDAFEAKLAAERPWQ
- the leuB gene encoding 3-isopropylmalate dehydrogenase yields the protein MSKTHYSVAVLAGDGIGPEVMAAAEQVLDAVSDKFGFTLNREHHAIGGAAIEEFGKALPDTTLKACENADAILFGSVGGPKWEHLPPNDQPERASLLPLRKHFGLFCNLRPAQLLPALSAASPLRADISEKGFDILCVRELTGGIYFGEKGRSGEGAEETAFDTQTYSRKEIERIARFAFEAAKLRSNHVTSVDKANVLASSVLWREVVTEVSKDFPEVSLDYIYVDNAAMQLVKQPSQFDVLLCDNLFGDILSDECAMITGSMGLLPSASLNQSGFGLYEPAGGSAPDIAGKGVANPIAQILSAALMLRYSLGQDEAARTIEKAVAEAVEAGVGTPDIYPQGGYTTTDVAAAIVSRI
- the fabR gene encoding HTH-type transcriptional repressor FabR, translated to MSGVRAQQKQKTRQALIEAAFNQLSADHSFSNLSLREVAREAGIAPTSFYRHFKDMNELGLTMVDEAGLTLRQLMRQARRRIASGGSVINTSVVTFMEFIDNSSNQFRLLLRERSGTSKAFRAAVAREVKHFILELAHYLESETPCDAIHAYIQAEAMVTLVFNAGAEALDIEGQQRDELIERVIWQLRYITRGASNYVRAENKE
- the leuC gene encoding 3-isopropylmalate dehydratase large subunit, which translates into the protein MAQTLYNKIWQAHTVASINEQTDLLYIDRHLVHEVTSPQAFAGLREKNRKVRCPEKTIATMDHNVSTKSRSLDAASEVSKNQLMALDANCKEFGILLYDLNSVNQGIVHVIGPEQGITLPGTTIVCGDSHTSTHGAFGALAHGIGTSEVEHVLATQTLQQKKAKSLKIQINGVLRPTVTAKDLIMAVIGKLGTAGGTGYVAEFCGEGIEALSMEARMTLCNMSIEMGAKAGLIAPDKITYEYLKGRPFAPKGADFDAAVAYWETLKTDDGATFDLEVELDAVNIQPQITWGTNPEQVIGVDECIPDPEKETDLIKADAIRSALKYMGLKAGDKLSTAKVDTVFIGSCTNSRIEDLRAAAKIVEGKQVVAGVEALIVPGSGLVKQQAEDEGLADIFKAAGFEWREPGCSMCLAMNDDRLGAGKRCASTSNRNFEGRQGRGGRTHLVSPAMAAAAAIHGHFVDIRGEA
- the leuA gene encoding 2-isopropylmalate synthase, whose amino-acid sequence is MQQQDKVWIFDTTLRDGEQALKASLTEDDKVQLAHTISRLNVDVMEVGFPVSSPADFRSVQRIATEVKGPIICGLARSVAKDIEACGDALRAAQQSRIHTFIATSPLHLEHKLRMSLDDATAMAVKSIKLARNYTDDVEFSCEDAGRTPHWDLCKIVEQAINAGASTINLPDTVGFVTPDEYAAMIRHLMNNVPNIDKARLSVHCHNDLGLAVANSVAAVQAGARQIECTINGIGERAGNCSLEEVAMIMKMRKDHLNVYTDIKSEEIYRASRQVAKICNMPVQPNKAIVGENAFAHSSGIHQDGVLKAQNTYEIMSPESVGVPSNQLNMTSRSGRHVIEHRLEELGYQKSDYDMDSLYQSFVALADQKGTVYDYDLEAMIYFNQINDKDEKYQLEFVNSASNSQSVASSTIGLLIDGEAKQEAATGNGPVEASFAAIERLTGMSVEMIEYNLEATGQGASSLGQVNIIAKYDGRPYHGAGIAADVVEASVRAMVRVYNLIYRAQKVSDLKQQRKAG
- a CDS encoding TerB family tellurite resistance protein, which encodes MFKQIKQLFSSIDQQDYDIEQHDLKTAVAALLIEVMRADNDLQADEQQTLSLTLKKYFDLTDEAVDELTEQASSSLDDAIDYFQFSKQINNQCSAQQRIEIVELLWRLAYSDGELDPQEEYVIRRVANLLYVTHEDFIAAKLAATKL